One stretch of Paroedura picta isolate Pp20150507F chromosome 13, Ppicta_v3.0, whole genome shotgun sequence DNA includes these proteins:
- the TRPV4 gene encoding transient receptor potential cation channel subfamily V member 4 isoform X1, translating into MAGRGSGGQRQRGVWPSSSSCRDGGCCREAAVGGRGRAPEDPLPPGQPRPSEPLRPAAMADSEENPHPGPCEAGETPADEASPQNEGFPLSSLANLFENEDGSSSADAIRSPPGPGDGKQNLRMKFHGAFRKGVPNPMDLLESTIYESSVVPGPKKAPMDSLFDYGTYHHPPTDNKRRRKKVLEKRPPSTKGPAPHPPPIRKVFNRPILFDIVSRGSTADLDGLLPFLLTHKKRLTDEEFREPSTGKTCLPKALLNLSSGKNDTIPLLLDVAEKTGSTREFINSPFRDVYYRGQTALHIAIERRCKHYVELLVEKGADVHAQARGRFFQPKDEGGYFYFGELPLSLAACTNQPHIVQYLTENAHKQADLRRQDSRGNTVLHALVAIADNTRENTKFVTKMYDLLLTKCAKLFPDTNLEALLNNDGLSPLMMAAKAGKIGVFQHIIRREIKDEDARHLSRKFKDWAYGPVYSSLYDLSSLDTCGEEVSVLEILVYNSKIENRHEMLAVEPINELLRDKWRKFGAVSFYISVVSYLCAMVIFTLVSYYRPLEGTPPYPYVTTTDYLRLAGEIVTLFTGVLFFFTNIKDLFMKKCPGVNSFFIDGSFQLLYFIYSVLVLVAAALYLAGIEAYLAVMVFALVLGWMNALYFTRGLKLTGTYSIMIQKILFKDLFRFLLVYVLFMIGYASALVSLLNPCPSAEACAKDQPNCTAPAYPSCRDSQTFSTFLLDLFKLTIGMGDLEMIENAKYPGVFVILLVTYIILTFVLLLNMLIALMGETVGQVSKESKQIWKLQWATTILDIERSFPVFMRKAFRSGEMVTVGKSLDGTPDRRWCFRVDEVNWSHWNQNLGIINEDPGKNDTYHYYGFSHTVGRLRRDRWSTVVPRVVELNKSSPPDEVVVPLDSLAPSAASEGLKHGYPQGWRKEEPHL; encoded by the exons ATGGCGGGCAGAGGCTCCGGCGGGCAGCGGCAGCGGGGGGtctggccctcctcttcctcctgccgGGACGGGGGCTGCTGCCGGGAGGCGGCCGTCGGAGGACGGGGCCGGGCGCCTGAAGACCCTCTCCCCCCAG GCCAGCCACGTCCCAGCGAGCCCCTCAGGCCAGCTGCCATGGCGGACTCCGAGGAGAACCCCCACCCCGGTCCCTGCGAGGCCGGCGAGACCCCGGCGGACGAAGCTTCCCCGCAGAACGAGGGCTTCCCGCTCTCCTCGCTGGCCAACCTCTTTGAGAACGAGGACGGCTCCTCCTCTGCGGACGCCATACGCAGCCCGCCCGGGCCGGGGGACGGCAAGCAGAACCTGCGGATGAAATTCCACGGCGCCTTCCGCAAGGGGGTCCCCAACCCCATGGACCTGCTGGAGTCCACCATCTACGAGTCCTCCGTGGTGCCCGGCCCCAAGAAGGCCCCCATGGACTCGCTCTTCGACTACGGCACCTACCACCACCCGCCCACCGACAACAAGCGGAGGCGTAAGAAGGTCCTGGA gaagaGACCCCCCAGCACGAAGGGCCctgccccccacccgccccccatcCGCAAGGTGTTCAACCGGCCCATCCTTTTTGACATCGTCTCCCGAGGCTCCACGGCAGACCTGGACGGCCTGCTGCCCTTCCTGCTGACCCACAAGAAGCGGCTAACAGACGAGGAGTTTCGAG aaccttCCACGGGGAAGACCTGCCTGCCCAAGGCGCTGCTGAACCTGAGCAGTGGCAAGAACGACACCATCCCGCTGCTGCTGGACGTTGCCGAGAAGACGGGGAGCACGCGGGAGTTCATCAATTCCCCCTTCCGAGACGTCTACTACCGAG ggcagacCGCTCTGCACATTGCCATCGAGCGCCGCTGCAAACACTACGTGGAGCTGCTGGTGGAGAAAGGCGCTGACGTCCACGCGCAGGCCAGGGGGCGCTTCTTCCAGCCCAAGGATGAGGGCGGCTACTTCTACTTTG GTGAGCTGCCCCTCTCGCTGGCGGCCTGCACCAACCAGCCGCACATCGTCCAGTACCTGACGGAGAACGCGCACAAGCAGGCCGACCTGCGGCGCCAGGATTCGCGGGGCAACACGGTGCTCCACGCCCTGGTGGCCATCGCAGACAACACCCGCGAGAACACCAAGTTTGTCACCAAAATGTACGACCTGCTGCTCACCAAGTGCGCCAAGCTCTTCCCGGACACCAACCTGGAGGCCTTGCTCAACAATGACGGCCTCTCGCCCCTCATGATGGCCGCCAAGGCCGGAAAGATCGGG GTCTTCCAGCACATCATCCGGCGGGAGATCAAGGACGAGGACGCACGGCACCTGTCCCGCAAGTTCAAGGACTGGGCCTACGGGCCGGTCTACTCCTCGCTGTACGACCTCTCCTCCTTGGACACGTGTGGCGAGGAGGTCTCCGTGCTGGAGATCCTCGTCTACAACAGCAAGATCGAG AATCGCCATGAGATGCTGGCTGTGGAGCCAATCAATGAGCTCCTGCGGGACAAATGGCGCAAATTCGGGGCGGTCTCCTTCTACATCAGCGTTGTGTCCTACCTGTGCGCCATGGTCATCTTCACCCTGGTGTCCTACTACCGCCCCCTGGAGGGCACT CCCCCCTACCCGTACGTCACCACCACAGACTACCTGCGGCTGGCTGGGGAGATCGTCACGCTCTTCACCGgggtcctcttcttcttcacgaAC aTCAAGGACCTCTTCATGAAGAAGTGCCCCGGGGTGAATTCCTTCTTCATTGACGGCTCCTTCCAGTTACTCTA CTTCATCTACTCCGTCCTGGTGCTGGTTGCGGCCGCTCTGTACCTGGCGGGCATCGAGGCCTACCTGGCTGTCATGGTCTTTGCCCTGGTGCTGGGCTGGATGAACGCCCTCTACTTCACCCGCGGCCTCAAGCTGACGGGCACCTACAGCATCATGATCCAGAAG ATCCTCTTCAAGGACCTCTTCCGGTTTCTGCTCGTCTATGTGCTTTTCATGATTGGCTACGCATCAG ccttggtGTCCCTGCTGAACCCGTGTCCCAGTGCTGAGGCCTGCGCCAAGGACCAGCCCAACTGCACGGCCCCCGCCTACCCGTCCTGCCGGGACAGCCAGACCTTCAGCACCTTCCTGCTGGACCTCTTCAAGCTCACCATCGGCATGGGGGACCTGGAGATGATCGAGAACGCCAAGTACCCGGGGGTCTTCGTCATCCTCCTCGTCACCTACATCATCCTGACGTTCGTCCTCCTGCTAAACATGCTGATCGCCCTGATGGGGGAGACGGTGGGCCAGGTGTCCAAGGAGAGCAAGCAGATCTGGAAGCTGCAG tgGGCCACCACCATCCTGGACATCGAGAGATCCTTCCCCGTGTTCATGAGAAAAGCTTTCCGGTCGGGCGAGATGGTCACTGTTGGGAAGTCCTTGGATGGGACTCCAGACCGGAGGTGGTGCTTCag GGTGGACGAAGTGAACTGGTCACACTGGAACCAGAACTTGGGCATCATCAACGAGGACCCGGGCAAGAACGACACCTACCACTACTATGGCTTCTCCCACACCGTGGGCCGGCTGCGGAGAG ATCGCTGGTCAACGGTGGTGCCACGGGTGGTGGAGCTGAACAAGAGCTCTCCCCCGGATGAGGTGGTGGTCCCCCTAGAcagcctggccccttctgcagcGAGCGAGGGCCTCAAGCACGGCTACCCCCAGGGCTGGAGAAAGGAGGAGCCCCATCTCTGA
- the TRPV4 gene encoding transient receptor potential cation channel subfamily V member 4 isoform X2, producing MADSEENPHPGPCEAGETPADEASPQNEGFPLSSLANLFENEDGSSSADAIRSPPGPGDGKQNLRMKFHGAFRKGVPNPMDLLESTIYESSVVPGPKKAPMDSLFDYGTYHHPPTDNKRRRKKVLEKRPPSTKGPAPHPPPIRKVFNRPILFDIVSRGSTADLDGLLPFLLTHKKRLTDEEFREPSTGKTCLPKALLNLSSGKNDTIPLLLDVAEKTGSTREFINSPFRDVYYRGQTALHIAIERRCKHYVELLVEKGADVHAQARGRFFQPKDEGGYFYFGELPLSLAACTNQPHIVQYLTENAHKQADLRRQDSRGNTVLHALVAIADNTRENTKFVTKMYDLLLTKCAKLFPDTNLEALLNNDGLSPLMMAAKAGKIGVFQHIIRREIKDEDARHLSRKFKDWAYGPVYSSLYDLSSLDTCGEEVSVLEILVYNSKIENRHEMLAVEPINELLRDKWRKFGAVSFYISVVSYLCAMVIFTLVSYYRPLEGTPPYPYVTTTDYLRLAGEIVTLFTGVLFFFTNIKDLFMKKCPGVNSFFIDGSFQLLYFIYSVLVLVAAALYLAGIEAYLAVMVFALVLGWMNALYFTRGLKLTGTYSIMIQKILFKDLFRFLLVYVLFMIGYASALVSLLNPCPSAEACAKDQPNCTAPAYPSCRDSQTFSTFLLDLFKLTIGMGDLEMIENAKYPGVFVILLVTYIILTFVLLLNMLIALMGETVGQVSKESKQIWKLQWATTILDIERSFPVFMRKAFRSGEMVTVGKSLDGTPDRRWCFRVDEVNWSHWNQNLGIINEDPGKNDTYHYYGFSHTVGRLRRDRWSTVVPRVVELNKSSPPDEVVVPLDSLAPSAASEGLKHGYPQGWRKEEPHL from the exons ATGGCGGACTCCGAGGAGAACCCCCACCCCGGTCCCTGCGAGGCCGGCGAGACCCCGGCGGACGAAGCTTCCCCGCAGAACGAGGGCTTCCCGCTCTCCTCGCTGGCCAACCTCTTTGAGAACGAGGACGGCTCCTCCTCTGCGGACGCCATACGCAGCCCGCCCGGGCCGGGGGACGGCAAGCAGAACCTGCGGATGAAATTCCACGGCGCCTTCCGCAAGGGGGTCCCCAACCCCATGGACCTGCTGGAGTCCACCATCTACGAGTCCTCCGTGGTGCCCGGCCCCAAGAAGGCCCCCATGGACTCGCTCTTCGACTACGGCACCTACCACCACCCGCCCACCGACAACAAGCGGAGGCGTAAGAAGGTCCTGGA gaagaGACCCCCCAGCACGAAGGGCCctgccccccacccgccccccatcCGCAAGGTGTTCAACCGGCCCATCCTTTTTGACATCGTCTCCCGAGGCTCCACGGCAGACCTGGACGGCCTGCTGCCCTTCCTGCTGACCCACAAGAAGCGGCTAACAGACGAGGAGTTTCGAG aaccttCCACGGGGAAGACCTGCCTGCCCAAGGCGCTGCTGAACCTGAGCAGTGGCAAGAACGACACCATCCCGCTGCTGCTGGACGTTGCCGAGAAGACGGGGAGCACGCGGGAGTTCATCAATTCCCCCTTCCGAGACGTCTACTACCGAG ggcagacCGCTCTGCACATTGCCATCGAGCGCCGCTGCAAACACTACGTGGAGCTGCTGGTGGAGAAAGGCGCTGACGTCCACGCGCAGGCCAGGGGGCGCTTCTTCCAGCCCAAGGATGAGGGCGGCTACTTCTACTTTG GTGAGCTGCCCCTCTCGCTGGCGGCCTGCACCAACCAGCCGCACATCGTCCAGTACCTGACGGAGAACGCGCACAAGCAGGCCGACCTGCGGCGCCAGGATTCGCGGGGCAACACGGTGCTCCACGCCCTGGTGGCCATCGCAGACAACACCCGCGAGAACACCAAGTTTGTCACCAAAATGTACGACCTGCTGCTCACCAAGTGCGCCAAGCTCTTCCCGGACACCAACCTGGAGGCCTTGCTCAACAATGACGGCCTCTCGCCCCTCATGATGGCCGCCAAGGCCGGAAAGATCGGG GTCTTCCAGCACATCATCCGGCGGGAGATCAAGGACGAGGACGCACGGCACCTGTCCCGCAAGTTCAAGGACTGGGCCTACGGGCCGGTCTACTCCTCGCTGTACGACCTCTCCTCCTTGGACACGTGTGGCGAGGAGGTCTCCGTGCTGGAGATCCTCGTCTACAACAGCAAGATCGAG AATCGCCATGAGATGCTGGCTGTGGAGCCAATCAATGAGCTCCTGCGGGACAAATGGCGCAAATTCGGGGCGGTCTCCTTCTACATCAGCGTTGTGTCCTACCTGTGCGCCATGGTCATCTTCACCCTGGTGTCCTACTACCGCCCCCTGGAGGGCACT CCCCCCTACCCGTACGTCACCACCACAGACTACCTGCGGCTGGCTGGGGAGATCGTCACGCTCTTCACCGgggtcctcttcttcttcacgaAC aTCAAGGACCTCTTCATGAAGAAGTGCCCCGGGGTGAATTCCTTCTTCATTGACGGCTCCTTCCAGTTACTCTA CTTCATCTACTCCGTCCTGGTGCTGGTTGCGGCCGCTCTGTACCTGGCGGGCATCGAGGCCTACCTGGCTGTCATGGTCTTTGCCCTGGTGCTGGGCTGGATGAACGCCCTCTACTTCACCCGCGGCCTCAAGCTGACGGGCACCTACAGCATCATGATCCAGAAG ATCCTCTTCAAGGACCTCTTCCGGTTTCTGCTCGTCTATGTGCTTTTCATGATTGGCTACGCATCAG ccttggtGTCCCTGCTGAACCCGTGTCCCAGTGCTGAGGCCTGCGCCAAGGACCAGCCCAACTGCACGGCCCCCGCCTACCCGTCCTGCCGGGACAGCCAGACCTTCAGCACCTTCCTGCTGGACCTCTTCAAGCTCACCATCGGCATGGGGGACCTGGAGATGATCGAGAACGCCAAGTACCCGGGGGTCTTCGTCATCCTCCTCGTCACCTACATCATCCTGACGTTCGTCCTCCTGCTAAACATGCTGATCGCCCTGATGGGGGAGACGGTGGGCCAGGTGTCCAAGGAGAGCAAGCAGATCTGGAAGCTGCAG tgGGCCACCACCATCCTGGACATCGAGAGATCCTTCCCCGTGTTCATGAGAAAAGCTTTCCGGTCGGGCGAGATGGTCACTGTTGGGAAGTCCTTGGATGGGACTCCAGACCGGAGGTGGTGCTTCag GGTGGACGAAGTGAACTGGTCACACTGGAACCAGAACTTGGGCATCATCAACGAGGACCCGGGCAAGAACGACACCTACCACTACTATGGCTTCTCCCACACCGTGGGCCGGCTGCGGAGAG ATCGCTGGTCAACGGTGGTGCCACGGGTGGTGGAGCTGAACAAGAGCTCTCCCCCGGATGAGGTGGTGGTCCCCCTAGAcagcctggccccttctgcagcGAGCGAGGGCCTCAAGCACGGCTACCCCCAGGGCTGGAGAAAGGAGGAGCCCCATCTCTGA
- the FAM222A gene encoding protein FAM222A, which produces MLACLQRTQNPPSQHLACPNKGLEPRKCEAVAAPPSPRYPSPAELDAYAQKVANHPLTIKIFPTNIRVPQHKHLNRTVNGYDTTGPRYSPYPVQASGYQGLLAVVKAASSKAVVKSLEGKRTKMSPAHVAIAPYPVSSTLAPGPSCAGQLAFHSGQKQMEAPVPPNVTVAASVIPHAGRNLALPQSNLPSLQNIIFQINQQCQAQNAQPACQGVVVTDPNPAKHGTASGFTGMATVGATVAYAGAVLPDCRKGAELVVGSAPSAGLGSKSGLYPDSVDFLLWQQQQQQQQQQLRMYSAGSGGGGVVSKSPEMCAGVLRAYPVTGATDKVSSSPLNCVGLHGNFSMGQYFAPPWNSILVTPNSDCYNPQELANGHREAGLHPSDGLPSLPSKTLCNTSILSSSLRSLEYLINDIHPPCIKEQMLGKGYGTVSVPRLLDHQNAHVRLPVYR; this is translated from the coding sequence GTGAGGCAGTGGCTGCCCCGCCCTCCCCGCGGTACCCCAGCCCTGCCGAACTGGACGCCTACGCCCAGAAAGTGGCCAACCACCCGCTCACCATCAAGATCTTCCCCACCAACATCCGGGTCCCGCAGCACAAGCACCTTAACCGGACGGTGAACGGGTACGACACCACGGGCCCCCGCTACAGCCCCTACCCCGTGCAGGCGAGCGGCTACCAGGGCCTCCTGGCGGTCGTCAAGGCCGCCTCCAGCAAGGCTGTGGTGAAGAGCCTGGAGGGGAAGCGGACGAAGATGTCCCCCGCCCACGTGGCCATCGCCCCCTACCCCGTGTCAAGCACTTTAGCCCCCGGCCCCTCCTGTGCGGGGCAGCTGGCCTTCCACAGCGGCCAGAAGCAGATGGAGGCCCCGGTGCCTCCCAACGTCACGGTGGCCGCTTCGGTGATCCCCCACGCCGGAAGGAATCTGGCGCTGCCCCAGTccaacctgccctccctccagaACATCATCTTCCAGATCAACCAGCAGTGTCAGGCGCAGAACGCTCAGCCGGCGTGCCAGGGGGTCGTGGTGACCGACCCCAATCCGGCCAAGCACGGCACCGCCAGCGGCTTCACCGGCATGGCGACGGTGGGCGCCACAGTGGCCTACGCGGGAGCCGTGCTGCCCGATTGCCGCAAGGGGGCGGAGCTGGTGGTGGGCTCCGCCCCCAGTGCCGGGCTGGGCTCCAAATCCGGCCTGTACCCAGACAGCGTGGACTTCCtgttgtggcagcagcagcagcagcagcagcagcagcagctgaggatGTACAGCGCGGGCAGCGGGGGCGGGGGCGTGGTCAGCAAGTCCCCGGAAATGTGCGCGGGGGTCTTGCGCGCCTACCCCGTGACGGGCGCCACCGACAAGGTGAGCTCGTCCCCCTTGAACTGTGTGGGCCTGCATGGGAACTTCTCAATGGGGCAGTATTTTGCACCCCCCTGGAACAGCATCCTGGTCACGCCCAACAGCGACTGCTACAACCCCCAGGAGCTGGCGAACGGGCACCGCGAGGCGGGTCTGCACCCCTCTGATGGGCTGCCCAGTTTGCCCAGCAAGACCCTTTGCAACACGTCCATCCTCAGCAGTAGCCTCCGGTCCCTGGAGTATCTCATCAACGACATCCACCCCCCCTGCATCAAGGAGCAGATGCTGGGCAAAGGCTACGGGACTGTGTCTGTGCCACGGCTGCTGGACCACCAGAACGCCCACGTCCGCCTGCCGGTCTACAGATAA